One genomic window of Corynebacterium sp. sy039 includes the following:
- a CDS encoding TetR/AcrR family transcriptional regulator → MPVVSSTELVQRRDEILEGARRCFAEHGYEGATVRLLEDAIGKSRGAIFHHFGDKENLFLALARQDAARMADIIARQGLIEVMRDILAHPNRHDWLITRLEISKMLRTDPQFRAKWHSHQQILDQAIHQRLKDNANKGTMRTDMPIEVLHTYLETVLDGFISRLATTGVTEDLSSVLDLVEESIRRPQ, encoded by the coding sequence ATGCCAGTAGTCAGTAGCACTGAACTTGTACAACGACGTGATGAGATCCTTGAAGGTGCACGCCGCTGTTTCGCCGAACACGGCTATGAAGGTGCAACAGTTCGCTTGCTAGAAGATGCAATCGGAAAATCTCGTGGCGCAATTTTCCATCACTTTGGCGATAAGGAAAATCTTTTTCTTGCACTCGCCAGACAAGACGCAGCACGCATGGCCGATATTATTGCCCGACAAGGGCTTATCGAAGTCATGCGCGATATTCTTGCACATCCCAATCGCCATGATTGGCTGATAACACGTCTAGAAATCTCAAAAATGCTCCGCACCGATCCACAATTTCGCGCGAAATGGCATAGTCACCAGCAAATACTTGACCAGGCGATTCATCAACGTCTCAAGGACAATGCTAACAAGGGCACTATGCGTACTGATATGCCCATCGAAGTATTGCACACTTATTTAGAAACTGTCTTGGATGGGTTTATCTCACGCTTAGCTACTACTGGAGTAACGGAAGATCTAAGCTCTGTTCTGGATTTAGTTGAAGAATCCATCCGTCGCCCCCAGTAA
- a CDS encoding glutamine amidotransferase, whose product MATSSAPFLVISLRSDSELETNVAQAELADIIRTTQLPSDYFDHKQLADIHTSIGDITQYKGIIVGGSSLNISTTHYEIWQQHIHRELTHLIHNPEKIPVFLICFGASWLADATGGTVDQSFSESSGPTLVELTDAGRKDPLTKTLPTTFHALTGHTENIAHISSQLTVLATGKTCPVQLIRYSDHVWASQFHAEMDAQALQTRMDFFWDYGYFSPEDYDSIVAALPAVTTTHSHAVLQNFLDFALRDQDVA is encoded by the coding sequence ATGGCTACTTCATCTGCACCTTTTCTTGTCATCTCGTTGCGCTCAGATTCAGAGCTAGAGACTAACGTCGCACAAGCTGAATTAGCTGACATCATCCGAACCACCCAATTACCTTCAGACTATTTTGATCACAAGCAACTTGCAGATATTCATACCTCCATCGGTGATATCACTCAGTACAAAGGCATTATTGTGGGTGGTAGCTCATTAAATATCAGCACAACACACTATGAAATATGGCAACAACATATCCATCGGGAGCTCACACACCTGATTCATAATCCAGAAAAAATTCCAGTTTTTCTCATTTGTTTCGGTGCTAGCTGGCTTGCCGACGCCACGGGTGGGACAGTAGACCAATCCTTTAGTGAATCCTCAGGTCCTACTCTAGTAGAGCTCACTGATGCCGGTCGTAAGGACCCGCTGACAAAAACTTTGCCCACTACTTTCCACGCGTTAACAGGTCATACTGAAAATATCGCGCACATAAGTTCGCAACTGACAGTACTAGCGACAGGAAAAACCTGCCCTGTTCAGCTTATTCGCTACAGCGATCATGTATGGGCAAGTCAATTCCATGCTGAAATGGATGCTCAGGCATTACAAACGCGCATGGACTTCTTTTGGGACTATGGATATTTTTCTCCCGAAGATTATGACTCCATAGTAGCTGCGCTACCTGCAGTTACTACTACTCATTCTCATGCTGTGCTACAAAACTTTTTAGACTTTGCACTACGCGATCAGGATGTAGCATAA
- a CDS encoding ACT domain-containing protein has translation MFAIMTVTGADHTGIIAAVATACAELNVNINNVSQTLMDGYFTMILHVSFDEATTDISDIQEKMAKVEQQERLVIRIQSQEIFDAMNSI, from the coding sequence ATGTTTGCCATTATGACTGTTACTGGTGCTGATCACACAGGAATTATTGCTGCTGTCGCTACTGCATGTGCAGAATTAAATGTAAATATCAACAATGTCTCCCAAACCCTCATGGATGGATATTTCACCATGATTTTGCACGTTTCCTTTGATGAAGCCACCACAGATATTAGCGATATCCAAGAAAAAATGGCTAAGGTTGAGCAACAAGAAAGACTGGTTATCAGAATCCAGTCTCAAGAAATTTTTGACGCAATGAACTCCATCTAA
- a CDS encoding PFL family protein, which translates to MHSNQNILDTIDMIEKYRLDIRTVTMGISLLDCVRTDMQHTCAAVYDKIVTKAHNLVAQCEQIERELGIPIVNKRIAVTPIALLNQNVSGSCVDIAKSLNRAAHEVGVNFIGGYSALVEKGMTPGDTALIESIPEALSETDIVCSSVNIASSRAGINMDAVAKMGQVIKDAAELTKNDSAIACAKLVVFANAVGDNPFMAGAFHGVEEPDCVVSVGVSGPGVVNRALGNLDNASLDQVAEEIKKAAFKITRAGQLVGTLASQRLDVPFGIVDLSLAPTAELGDSVAHIMEHMGLAQVGTHGTTAALALLNDAVKKGGMMACSRVGGLSGSFIPVSEDKGMIDAVRAGSISIDKLEAMTSICSVGLDMVAIPGDTSAELIAGMIADEAAIGVMNHKTTAVRVIPVPGSQPGDEINFGGLLGYAPVIPVSTVDNSEFIRRGGFIPAPVHGFRN; encoded by the coding sequence ATGCATTCCAATCAAAATATTCTCGATACCATTGACATGATCGAGAAGTATCGTCTCGATATTCGTACTGTCACAATGGGTATCTCCTTACTTGATTGTGTCCGTACCGATATGCAGCACACCTGTGCAGCAGTCTATGACAAAATAGTCACGAAAGCTCACAATCTAGTAGCACAATGTGAGCAAATTGAACGCGAGCTTGGTATCCCTATTGTTAATAAACGCATTGCTGTTACTCCCATTGCACTGCTCAATCAAAACGTGAGTGGGAGCTGCGTCGACATTGCAAAAAGCCTTAACCGCGCAGCACATGAAGTAGGTGTGAATTTTATTGGTGGGTACTCAGCTCTTGTCGAAAAAGGCATGACCCCTGGAGATACCGCACTCATAGAATCTATACCTGAGGCGCTAAGTGAAACAGACATCGTGTGTTCCTCGGTAAATATCGCATCTTCGCGTGCCGGTATCAATATGGACGCGGTTGCTAAGATGGGTCAGGTTATCAAAGATGCTGCTGAGCTAACTAAAAATGACAGTGCTATCGCGTGTGCAAAACTCGTTGTTTTTGCAAATGCAGTTGGTGATAACCCCTTCATGGCTGGTGCGTTTCATGGTGTAGAGGAACCAGATTGCGTCGTCAGTGTCGGTGTTTCTGGACCAGGTGTTGTTAATCGTGCCTTAGGCAACCTCGATAACGCGAGTCTTGACCAGGTTGCTGAGGAGATTAAAAAAGCAGCTTTCAAGATTACCCGTGCTGGTCAATTAGTAGGCACTCTTGCGTCACAACGGCTTGATGTCCCATTTGGCATCGTGGATCTTTCCTTAGCACCAACAGCTGAATTAGGAGATTCAGTTGCACATATTATGGAGCATATGGGGCTAGCACAAGTTGGTACCCACGGCACCACTGCTGCATTAGCGTTGCTTAACGACGCTGTGAAAAAAGGCGGTATGATGGCATGTTCTCGTGTCGGTGGCTTATCTGGATCTTTTATTCCTGTCTCTGAAGATAAAGGTATGATTGATGCAGTACGTGCCGGGTCTATCAGCATTGACAAACTTGAGGCGATGACTTCCATCTGCTCAGTTGGACTTGATATGGTCGCTATACCTGGCGATACTTCTGCTGAACTTATTGCTGGCATGATTGCTGATGAAGCAGCTATTGGCGTAATGAATCATAAAACCACAGCGGTGCGTGTTATTCCTGTTCCTGGTTCTCAACCTGGGGATGAAATCAACTTTGGTGGATTACTAGGATATGCCCCGGTTATTCCAGTTTCTACCGTGGATAACTCAGAGTTTATTCGTCGTGGAGGTTTTATTCCTGCACCTGTTCATGGTTTCCGAAACTAA
- a CDS encoding ABC-F family ATP-binding cassette domain-containing protein, whose translation MIVTNDLEVRVGARTLLHAPGQHLRVQAGDRIGLVGRNGAGKTTTMRILAGETQPYGGSITRSGAIGYLPQDSREGNLQQTAKQRVLAARGLDKIRISMDRQQAIMEQTDDVSQRDKAIAKYSRLEEQFHQLGGYEADAECAQICDNLGLPARILEQELHTLSGGQRRRVELAHILFSATAGAGKSDTILLLDEPTNHLDADSINWLRSFLKKHEGGLILISHDVELLGEVCNKVWFLDAVRAEADIYNMSFSKYKQARATDEARRRRERANAEKKASALRSQAAKLGAKATKAAAAKQMLARAERMMTQLDEVRVADRVAHISFPTPAPCGKTPLYAKGLTKMYGSLEVFAGVDLAIDKGSRVVVLGFNGAGKTTLLKLLAGVERTDGEGGIVTGHGLKIGYFAQEHDTIDPTKTVWENTVHACPEAGEQDLRGLLGAFMFSGEQLQQPAGTLSGGEKTRLALAALVSSRANVLLLDEPTNNLDPISREQVLDALRTYEGAVVLVTHDPGAVKALEPERVIVLPDGDEDLWNDEYMDIVELA comes from the coding sequence ATGATAGTGACCAATGATCTTGAGGTGCGTGTTGGTGCTCGAACATTGCTCCATGCTCCCGGGCAACATCTTCGAGTGCAAGCAGGGGATCGGATCGGACTAGTTGGTCGCAATGGTGCAGGAAAAACGACAACGATGCGTATTCTTGCTGGTGAAACTCAGCCCTATGGCGGTAGTATTACGCGCTCAGGAGCTATTGGATATTTGCCACAAGATTCTCGTGAAGGAAATCTTCAACAAACAGCAAAACAACGGGTACTTGCTGCTCGTGGGTTGGATAAAATTCGCATCTCGATGGATCGTCAACAAGCTATTATGGAGCAAACCGACGATGTATCGCAGCGTGATAAAGCTATTGCTAAATACTCACGCCTAGAAGAGCAATTTCATCAATTAGGTGGTTATGAAGCTGACGCAGAATGCGCACAAATTTGTGACAACCTTGGATTGCCAGCGCGTATCTTGGAACAAGAATTGCATACTCTTTCTGGTGGACAACGCAGACGAGTAGAATTAGCGCATATTCTTTTTTCTGCAACAGCTGGCGCAGGTAAGTCTGATACGATTCTGCTCCTTGATGAGCCAACAAACCATTTAGACGCTGATTCTATTAATTGGTTGCGAAGTTTCCTCAAAAAGCATGAGGGCGGTTTAATTCTGATTTCGCATGATGTTGAATTGCTTGGTGAAGTATGCAATAAAGTGTGGTTTCTTGATGCAGTGCGCGCTGAAGCAGATATTTACAATATGAGTTTTAGTAAATATAAACAAGCACGTGCAACAGATGAGGCACGTCGACGGCGTGAACGCGCAAATGCAGAGAAGAAAGCAAGTGCATTGCGTAGCCAGGCAGCAAAACTTGGGGCGAAAGCAACAAAGGCTGCTGCTGCGAAACAAATGTTAGCTCGTGCTGAGCGTATGATGACTCAACTAGATGAAGTACGTGTGGCTGATCGCGTTGCACATATTTCTTTTCCTACTCCGGCTCCTTGCGGAAAAACCCCTCTCTACGCCAAGGGCTTAACAAAGATGTATGGTTCTCTTGAAGTCTTTGCCGGTGTTGATTTGGCAATTGATAAGGGATCCAGAGTGGTAGTGCTCGGGTTTAATGGTGCAGGAAAAACCACATTGCTTAAGCTCTTGGCTGGGGTAGAGCGTACTGACGGCGAAGGCGGCATTGTAACGGGGCATGGGCTCAAAATTGGTTATTTTGCGCAGGAACATGACACTATCGATCCAACCAAGACCGTATGGGAAAACACGGTGCATGCGTGTCCTGAAGCAGGAGAACAAGATTTACGTGGTCTATTGGGAGCGTTTATGTTTTCCGGCGAACAATTACAACAGCCAGCTGGCACATTGTCGGGTGGCGAAAAAACCCGATTAGCCCTTGCTGCTCTAGTATCTTCACGAGCAAATGTGTTGTTACTGGATGAGCCAACAAATAACTTAGATCCCATTTCTCGTGAACAAGTCCTCGACGCATTACGTACTTATGAAGGCGCGGTAGTCCTTGTAACACATGATCCTGGTGCAGTAAAAGCATTGGAACCAGAACGGGTTATCGTGTTGCCAGATGGCGATGAAGACCTATGGAATGATGAGTACATGGACATCGTGGAATTAGCTTAA
- a CDS encoding metal-sulfur cluster assembly factor, with protein MTEDNVHLDSAEPLEQEKPPQSEADLAKASDVEEYMRDVIDPELGINVVDLGLVYDIWIENENEAHINMTLTSPACPLTDVLEDQAQDAVVGRGVVDKLVLNWVWMPPWGPHMITEEGREQLRALGFSV; from the coding sequence ATGACTGAGGATAATGTGCACCTAGACAGTGCTGAGCCACTAGAACAAGAAAAACCGCCACAAAGTGAAGCAGATCTTGCAAAAGCAAGTGATGTCGAAGAATATATGCGTGATGTGATTGATCCAGAGTTAGGGATCAATGTTGTTGATTTAGGTTTGGTCTATGATATCTGGATCGAAAATGAGAACGAAGCACATATCAATATGACCCTTACCTCACCAGCTTGTCCATTAACTGATGTTCTAGAAGATCAGGCACAAGACGCGGTTGTTGGTCGTGGCGTGGTAGATAAATTGGTATTGAATTGGGTATGGATGCCGCCTTGGGGGCCACACATGATCACTGAAGAGGGTCGAGAGCAACTACGCGCACTGGGCTTTTCTGTTTAA
- the sufU gene encoding Fe-S cluster assembly sulfur transfer protein SufU, protein MNIESMYQEVILDHYKNPQHCGLREDFNSEVHHVNPTCGDEITLRVLLSDDKATVQDVSYDAQGCSISQASTSVMAEEIIGLPVAEAMEKLADFEKMITSKGQYSGDEDLIGDGIAFSGVAKYPARVKCALLGWKAFQAATTQSLEEN, encoded by the coding sequence GTGAATATTGAATCCATGTATCAAGAAGTGATCCTTGATCATTATAAAAATCCACAGCATTGTGGCTTAAGAGAAGATTTTAATTCTGAAGTACATCACGTTAACCCAACCTGTGGTGATGAGATCACGCTTCGCGTTTTGCTTTCCGACGACAAAGCTACGGTTCAAGATGTTTCTTATGACGCGCAAGGCTGTTCTATTAGCCAAGCATCGACCTCTGTCATGGCAGAAGAAATAATTGGTTTGCCCGTTGCAGAAGCAATGGAAAAATTAGCCGATTTTGAGAAAATGATTACTTCTAAGGGGCAGTACAGTGGTGATGAAGATCTTATCGGAGATGGCATTGCTTTTTCCGGTGTTGCTAAGTACCCAGCGAGGGTGAAATGCGCGCTATTAGGGTGGAAAGCATTTCAAGCAGCGACAACTCAATCACTAGAAGAAAATTAA
- a CDS encoding aminotransferase class V-fold PLP-dependent enzyme — translation MSATLTAQEQQQQACIDVHALRQEFPIFSRTVRGDNPLVYLDSGATAQRPERVWRAEENFVLHTNAPVHRGAYQLAEEATDAYETAREKIARFVGADNHEIAFTKNATEALNLVSYALSDDRSGQLTLTAEDTVVVSELEHHANLIPWQEACRRTGATLRWYKLTDDGRIDLDSLELDDSVKVVAVTHQSNVTGAVTDVAEVVRRARAVNALVVLDACQSVPHMPVDFHQLDVDFAAFSGHKMCGPTGVGVLYIKAELAQLLPPFLTGGSMIEVVTMEKATYASIPQRFEAGTQMTSQVVGLGAAVDFLSEIGMDNIAAYEHQLTSYALEKLQGIEHLKIIGPAVSDARGGAISFSVEGIHPHDLGQLLDDQGICIRVGHHCAWPVHRASHIQASARASFYFYNTFAEIDQLVAAIEKAKQFWGIESK, via the coding sequence ATGTCAGCTACATTGACTGCTCAGGAACAGCAGCAACAGGCTTGTATAGATGTGCACGCATTAAGACAAGAGTTTCCCATTTTTTCACGGACTGTTCGTGGCGATAACCCTTTGGTCTACCTTGATTCAGGAGCTACTGCACAGCGTCCTGAGCGAGTATGGCGCGCTGAGGAAAATTTTGTCCTGCACACAAATGCACCTGTTCATCGTGGGGCATATCAACTTGCAGAAGAAGCAACAGATGCGTATGAGACTGCCCGTGAGAAAATCGCACGTTTTGTGGGGGCGGATAACCATGAGATTGCCTTCACTAAGAATGCTACAGAGGCATTGAACTTGGTTTCTTATGCGCTGTCTGATGATCGTAGCGGGCAGCTGACCCTTACTGCCGAAGATACTGTGGTGGTTAGTGAGTTAGAGCATCATGCAAATCTTATTCCTTGGCAAGAAGCATGCCGACGCACTGGAGCAACATTGCGTTGGTATAAGCTAACTGATGATGGCCGTATTGACCTTGATTCCCTTGAATTAGATGACAGCGTTAAAGTTGTTGCAGTCACCCATCAATCCAATGTTACTGGTGCAGTTACTGATGTAGCAGAAGTAGTACGCCGTGCTAGGGCAGTCAATGCCCTAGTCGTGTTGGACGCGTGCCAATCTGTGCCGCATATGCCAGTAGATTTTCATCAATTAGATGTTGATTTTGCAGCGTTTTCGGGACACAAGATGTGTGGTCCTACTGGGGTAGGTGTGTTATATATAAAGGCTGAGCTTGCTCAATTGCTTCCACCATTTTTGACAGGCGGTTCCATGATTGAGGTAGTGACCATGGAGAAAGCTACCTATGCTAGTATTCCACAGCGATTTGAGGCGGGTACTCAAATGACGAGTCAGGTGGTTGGGCTTGGTGCTGCAGTAGATTTTCTTAGCGAAATTGGTATGGATAATATCGCTGCCTATGAGCATCAACTCACAAGCTATGCCTTGGAGAAATTGCAGGGCATTGAGCACTTGAAAATCATAGGTCCTGCGGTTTCTGATGCGCGTGGTGGAGCTATCAGCTTTAGCGTCGAGGGTATTCATCCTCATGATCTTGGACAATTGCTTGATGACCAAGGCATATGTATTCGCGTAGGACATCATTGTGCTTGGCCAGTGCATCGTGCTTCTCACATACAGGCTAGTGCGCGGGCATCTTTTTATTTCTATAACACCTTTGCAGAAATCGATCAGCTTGTTGCGGCAATAGAAAAAGCAAAACAATTTTGGGGAATCGAGTCTAAATAG
- the sufC gene encoding Fe-S cluster assembly ATPase SufC — MSTLEIRNLHAQVIPNDENAEPKPILKGVNLTINSGETHAIMGPNGSGKSTLAYTLAGHPRYEITEGEVLLDGTNLLDLEVDERARAGLFLAMQYPTEIPGVSMANFLRSAATAIRGEAPKLREWVKEVRGAQEQLSIAKEFSERSVNEGFSGGEKKRHEVLQLDLLKPKFAVMDETDSGLDVDALRIVSEGINRYQEQTGGGILMITHYKRILNYVQPDFVHVFANGQIITSGGPELADELEAHGYDRFLG, encoded by the coding sequence AGTACTTTAGAAATTCGTAACCTTCACGCCCAGGTTATTCCGAACGACGAAAATGCAGAGCCGAAACCAATCCTCAAGGGAGTTAATCTCACCATCAATTCTGGTGAAACTCATGCAATAATGGGACCAAATGGTTCTGGAAAATCCACATTGGCATATACTCTTGCCGGTCATCCTCGCTATGAAATCACCGAAGGAGAAGTGCTACTCGACGGCACTAATTTGCTGGATCTTGAAGTGGACGAGCGTGCTCGAGCTGGTCTATTTCTTGCTATGCAGTATCCTACTGAAATCCCTGGTGTGTCTATGGCAAACTTCTTGCGCTCTGCTGCCACTGCGATTCGTGGTGAAGCACCGAAATTACGTGAATGGGTGAAAGAGGTGCGTGGAGCACAAGAACAGTTGTCTATTGCTAAAGAATTTTCTGAACGCAGCGTTAATGAAGGCTTTTCTGGTGGTGAGAAAAAGCGCCATGAGGTTTTGCAACTAGATCTGCTCAAGCCAAAATTTGCTGTTATGGATGAAACCGACTCTGGTCTTGATGTCGATGCATTGCGCATTGTTTCTGAGGGAATAAATCGTTATCAAGAGCAAACTGGTGGCGGTATTCTCATGATTACGCACTATAAGCGAATCTTAAATTATGTGCAGCCTGATTTTGTCCATGTATTTGCTAACGGACAGATTATTACCTCTGGTGGTCCTGAACTCGCTGATGAGCTAGAAGCTCATGGTTATGATCGTTTCCTTGGATAG